A window of the Paenibacillus woosongensis genome harbors these coding sequences:
- a CDS encoding glycoside hydrolase family 88 protein — MVPAGRVDACGAFSADNAPSAAEVPAIDRLFGQGQEATYWRVDRPECWVRPYLETPLYGRWNYPLGVTLYGLLRTGVALSAPHYTEYATGHIEQCSKWHDYAEWDRKQYGAPGLNHQLSLIDSLDDCGSFGAAMLTAKKLRPILGVEHAAAHIAHYITNVQDCLPDGAFYRTRGTVDFMKGTMWCDDLYMSTPFLSKYDELTGDERHLDDAASQFLRYKERLFIPELGIMHHVFDHKFGKPNGVPWGRGNGWVIFSLTELLMIMPPEHKLRPELLEFYRELSEGYRKLQSANGMWHQVLTDGESYAEASCTAMFIYAFARRVRHGWLEEPDLYLGGGRKRLGGTNRDMH; from the coding sequence ATGGTACCCGCAGGACGAGTGGACGCCTGTGGAGCTTTTTCAGCAGACAATGCCCCCTCGGCTGCAGAGGTGCCGGCGATAGATCGGTTGTTTGGTCAAGGGCAGGAAGCGACTTATTGGCGGGTGGATCGGCCGGAATGCTGGGTGAGGCCTTATCTGGAAACTCCCCTATATGGCAGATGGAATTATCCACTGGGCGTAACGCTTTATGGACTGCTGAGAACGGGAGTGGCCTTGTCAGCACCGCACTATACGGAATATGCCACCGGGCATATCGAGCAATGCAGCAAGTGGCATGATTATGCCGAGTGGGATCGCAAACAATACGGGGCGCCGGGATTGAACCATCAGCTGAGCTTGATCGACTCTCTGGACGATTGCGGTTCCTTTGGCGCGGCGATGCTGACGGCAAAAAAGCTGCGTCCCATATTGGGAGTGGAGCACGCGGCCGCCCATATCGCCCATTACATCACGAACGTACAGGATTGTTTGCCGGATGGGGCGTTCTACCGGACTCGCGGTACCGTTGATTTCATGAAGGGTACGATGTGGTGTGATGATTTATATATGAGCACCCCATTTCTGTCCAAATATGATGAGCTTACAGGAGACGAGCGTCATTTGGACGATGCGGCTTCCCAGTTTTTGCGGTATAAAGAGCGCTTATTCATTCCTGAGCTAGGAATCATGCATCATGTGTTTGATCATAAATTCGGCAAACCAAACGGTGTTCCCTGGGGGCGGGGGAACGGCTGGGTCATCTTCTCGCTGACCGAGCTGCTGATGATCATGCCGCCAGAGCATAAGCTGCGGCCAGAGCTGCTGGAATTTTACCGCGAGCTTAGCGAGGGCTACCGCAAGCTGCAAAGCGCAAACGGGATGTGGCATCAGGTGCTGACAGACGGCGAGTCATATGCCGAGGCTTCCTGTACGGCGATGTTCATCTACGCTTTTGCTCGTAGGGTTCGGCATGGCTGGCTGGAAGAGCCGGACTTATATTTGGGAGGCGGCCGTAAGAGGCTGGGAGGGACTAACCGAGACATGCATTGA
- a CDS encoding IS3 family transposase, with protein MEDHRSDFRLEKMCKVLQVSRSGYYKWKAAEPSQREKRRQKLSERIQWHFYDSDETYGSPRIHNELVKEGWSISERTVGLIMREQGLRSCMSRKFRVTTTDSSHDMPIAENVLEQDFKATKPNEKWVADITYIPCRQGKLYLASILDLYTKQIVGWKLSDRMTSNLVMDALKQAYLAKKPGKGLIHHSDRGSQYACKEYRNQLMQYGMKPSMSRKGNCYDNACIEAFHSILKRELIYSKPKFKTKQEAQQRLFRYLEFFYNRKRSNSTIGYMSPVRFEQLYYERVA; from the coding sequence ATCGAAGATCACCGCTCCGATTTTCGACTGGAGAAGATGTGTAAAGTACTGCAGGTATCTAGGAGCGGTTATTACAAATGGAAAGCAGCCGAGCCTTCCCAAAGAGAGAAGCGCAGACAGAAGCTTTCAGAGCGTATTCAATGGCACTTCTACGACTCGGATGAAACCTATGGCAGTCCTAGGATACACAATGAACTTGTGAAGGAAGGATGGAGCATATCGGAACGTACGGTTGGCCTTATTATGCGAGAGCAAGGACTGCGTTCGTGCATGTCAAGGAAGTTCAGGGTTACCACCACAGACTCTAGTCACGATATGCCGATAGCCGAAAATGTCCTCGAGCAAGATTTTAAAGCTACGAAACCGAATGAAAAATGGGTAGCCGATATCACCTACATTCCTTGCCGTCAAGGAAAACTCTACCTGGCCAGCATCTTAGACTTGTATACGAAACAAATCGTCGGATGGAAATTAAGTGATAGAATGACGTCTAACCTTGTAATGGATGCCCTGAAGCAAGCCTACCTCGCAAAGAAGCCAGGAAAAGGGCTGATCCACCACTCTGACCGTGGTTCCCAGTATGCCTGTAAAGAATACCGCAACCAACTGATGCAATATGGAATGAAGCCAAGCATGAGCCGTAAAGGAAACTGCTATGACAACGCCTGTATTGAGGCTTTCCATAGTATCTTAAAACGCGAGTTGATCTACAGCAAACCTAAGTTCAAAACTAAACAAGAAGCCCAACAAAGGCTTTTTCGATATTTGGAATTCTTCTACAACCGAAAGAGATCTAACAGTACGATTGGATATATGTCACCGGTTCGCTTTGAGCAGCTGTATTACGAAAGGGTTGCTTAG
- the norA gene encoding multidrug efflux MFS transporter NorA, with translation MKNPKITLAILLTNLFIAFLGIGLVIPVLPTIMNELNISGKVVGYMVSVFAITQLISSPFAGRWVDKYGRKVMIVLGLFIFGFSEFLFGLGKTVEVLFVSRMLGGISAAFIMPAVTAFIADITTSETRPKALGYMSAAISTGFIIGPGFGGFLAEIGTRLPFYTAGLLGGLAAILSLVLLKEPERAVEDSTKPGQTTGLRRVFLPMYSIAFILIFVSSFGLAAFESLFSLFVDHKFGFTPKDIAIVITGGALVGAIAQILLFDHLIKRLGEINVIRYCLGISTVLVLLMTYVSTYFIILLTTFVLFTGFDLMRPAITSYLSKIAGNEQGFVGGMNSTFTSIGNIFGPIVGGALFDINLNYPYYFAAIVLLIGTVIALFWKKPEVAEG, from the coding sequence ATGAAAAATCCAAAAATCACCTTGGCCATCCTGCTAACGAATTTATTTATCGCCTTCCTCGGGATCGGGCTCGTTATTCCGGTGCTGCCTACCATTATGAATGAGCTGAATATTAGCGGGAAAGTCGTAGGTTATATGGTATCGGTCTTTGCCATTACACAGCTGATCAGTTCGCCGTTTGCCGGACGCTGGGTGGACAAGTACGGACGCAAGGTCATGATTGTGCTTGGCCTGTTCATTTTCGGCTTCTCAGAGTTTCTGTTCGGACTCGGAAAAACGGTTGAAGTATTGTTCGTGTCCCGCATGCTTGGCGGAATCAGCGCAGCGTTCATTATGCCAGCGGTAACGGCTTTTATCGCGGATATTACAACAAGCGAAACCCGGCCCAAGGCGCTTGGCTATATGTCTGCTGCCATCAGCACAGGCTTTATCATCGGCCCCGGATTTGGCGGATTTCTCGCGGAAATCGGCACGCGCCTTCCTTTCTATACTGCCGGGCTGCTGGGTGGGCTCGCTGCGATTCTGTCCCTGGTTCTGCTGAAAGAGCCTGAACGTGCAGTTGAGGATTCCACAAAACCAGGGCAAACGACTGGTCTGCGCCGCGTCTTCCTTCCGATGTATTCCATTGCATTCATATTGATCTTCGTGTCGTCGTTCGGCCTGGCTGCGTTTGAGTCGCTCTTCAGCCTGTTCGTTGACCATAAGTTCGGCTTCACGCCGAAGGATATTGCTATCGTCATTACCGGCGGGGCACTGGTCGGCGCGATTGCCCAGATCCTGCTGTTTGACCACCTCATCAAGCGTTTAGGCGAAATCAATGTCATCCGTTATTGCCTGGGGATTTCCACGGTTCTTGTACTCCTGATGACATATGTAAGCACATATTTCATCATACTGCTGACCACCTTCGTCCTCTTTACCGGCTTCGATTTGATGCGTCCGGCCATCACGTCGTATTTATCAAAGATTGCCGGGAACGAGCAAGGCTTTGTGGGCGGCATGAACTCGACATTTACTAGCATCGGCAATATTTTTGGCCCGATTGTGGGTGGTGCGCTGTTCGATATTAATCTGAACTATCCCTACTATTTCGCGGCCATCGTCCTGTTGATCGGTACGGTAATTGCGCTGTTCTGGAAGAAACCGGAGGTTGCTGAAGGATAG
- a CDS encoding class I SAM-dependent methyltransferase, which produces MGSIHDWKPELYDQKLGFVSDYGKDVLRLLQPQPGEMILDLGCGTGDLSFEIQNSGARVLGMDYSPAMIEQGRRKYPSLDFIVGNAADFSLDQSMDAVFSNAALHWIKDAEAVAACVWRALRPGGRFVAEFGGRGNVDTIIQSTCKVLSEHYGIDGEQRNPWFFPSIGEYSSLLEAQGFRVTYAVHFDRPTPLEDGENGLFHWLSGLGADEFFQDLSDTNRARAFQQICNAARAKLYQDNVWFADYKRIRVVAFK; this is translated from the coding sequence ATGGGATCGATTCATGACTGGAAGCCGGAACTGTATGATCAGAAGCTTGGATTCGTATCCGATTACGGGAAAGATGTACTTCGTCTGCTTCAACCGCAGCCGGGAGAGATGATTCTTGATCTGGGCTGCGGAACCGGCGACTTAAGCTTTGAAATTCAGAACAGCGGGGCCAGGGTGCTCGGGATGGACTACTCCCCTGCCATGATCGAGCAGGGCAGACGGAAATATCCTAGCCTTGATTTTATCGTCGGCAATGCGGCGGATTTCTCCCTGGATCAAAGCATGGATGCCGTCTTCTCCAACGCGGCCCTGCACTGGATCAAGGATGCCGAGGCTGTCGCCGCTTGCGTGTGGAGAGCTCTTCGGCCGGGAGGACGGTTTGTTGCCGAATTCGGCGGCCGGGGCAACGTAGATACCATTATACAGAGCACCTGCAAAGTACTATCTGAACATTACGGCATCGATGGGGAACAGCGCAACCCGTGGTTTTTCCCTAGTATTGGCGAGTATAGCTCATTGCTGGAGGCACAGGGCTTTCGCGTAACCTATGCTGTACATTTTGACAGGCCTACCCCACTTGAAGACGGGGAGAATGGTTTATTTCATTGGCTAAGTGGTCTAGGCGCGGATGAATTCTTTCAAGACCTTTCGGATACGAATAGAGCTAGAGCATTTCAGCAAATCTGTAATGCTGCCAGAGCCAAGCTGTATCAGGACAACGTTTGGTTCGCAGACTACAAACGGATCCGTGTCGTTGCGTTTAAGTAA
- a CDS encoding spore coat protein, giving the protein MNTTMKNTTGMNAMTDQVVAADLLIAAKSGIKNYAAALSEAATPEVRNVLCDQLSKAVNLHEQIFNYMKDNGYYNAYDPDQQIQMDIQNADNALNLPNA; this is encoded by the coding sequence ATGAATACCACAATGAAGAACACGACCGGAATGAACGCAATGACCGACCAGGTAGTTGCCGCCGATTTGTTAATCGCCGCCAAAAGCGGAATCAAGAACTATGCAGCCGCACTCTCCGAAGCAGCTACTCCGGAGGTTAGAAACGTATTGTGTGATCAACTGAGTAAAGCTGTCAACCTTCACGAACAAATCTTCAATTATATGAAGGATAACGGCTATTATAATGCTTACGACCCAGACCAGCAAATTCAGATGGATATACAGAATGCCGACAACGCCTTAAATTTGCCGAATGCATAA
- a CDS encoding DUF488 domain-containing protein gives MLKIKRIYENPAFEDGKRILVDRIWPRGISEAEAQLDLWMKEVAPSTGLRKWFAHKPERYAEFSKRYEQELAAQEVKVYVEQLRSWMESETVTLLYAAKDQKHNHALVLQGVLERK, from the coding sequence GTGCTCAAAATCAAAAGAATTTATGAGAATCCCGCTTTCGAGGATGGCAAGCGCATACTAGTGGACAGAATATGGCCTCGCGGCATCAGCGAAGCCGAAGCTCAGCTCGACTTATGGATGAAGGAGGTTGCCCCGAGTACCGGGCTGCGGAAATGGTTTGCCCACAAGCCTGAACGGTATGCCGAATTTTCCAAGCGTTATGAGCAGGAGCTGGCTGCGCAGGAAGTTAAAGTGTATGTCGAGCAATTGCGTTCCTGGATGGAGAGCGAAACGGTCACTTTACTGTACGCAGCTAAGGATCAGAAGCATAACCATGCACTTGTGCTGCAGGGCGTGCTGGAACGTAAATGA
- the tatA gene encoding twin-arginine translocase TatA/TatE family subunit, whose amino-acid sequence MLENLLRPTHLLLLVIAALLLFGPSKLPELGRSFGTMLREFKKGARGDFKEEEDKPQEVKSIEETSKS is encoded by the coding sequence GTGCTTGAAAACTTGTTGCGGCCAACGCATCTGCTGTTGCTGGTCATTGCCGCGCTCCTGTTGTTCGGTCCCAGCAAACTGCCGGAACTTGGACGCAGTTTTGGCACGATGTTAAGGGAATTCAAGAAAGGCGCCCGCGGAGATTTCAAAGAAGAGGAAGACAAGCCGCAGGAAGTCAAGTCCATCGAAGAAACAAGCAAGTCCTAA
- a CDS encoding transposase → MSETRQRYNETFKREAVKYVQEQTKSLEEIANELNINPGTLRNWVGKYREFENEPVNQGETLRQQSQMIDEQQREIEDLKEEIAILKKAMHIFSKERN, encoded by the coding sequence ATGAGTGAGACGAGACAACGGTATAACGAAACATTTAAACGTGAAGCCGTAAAGTATGTGCAAGAACAAACCAAGTCACTCGAGGAGATCGCAAACGAGTTAAACATTAATCCCGGTACATTACGAAACTGGGTCGGAAAGTATCGAGAATTTGAAAATGAACCCGTTAACCAAGGCGAAACTCTTCGCCAGCAATCTCAAATGATCGATGAACAACAACGGGAAATCGAAGATCTTAAGGAAGAGATCGCAATCCTAAAAAAGGCCATGCACATCTTCAGCAAAGAAAGGAACTAA
- a CDS encoding nitroreductase family protein — protein sequence MVIVMDVLSAIEKRREITAYKEIPISEEDLSKLKTALYQSPTGNNLPSREFILITNKSLLAQLSKTTPYMRWLEQAAAGVAIIGREEVSKYWLQDASIAGGYLWLAATSLGLGAAWGAVYHAEDQQESAQRESYVRNLLGIPEKYRVVAILGLGYPASDPPPKEMYAKDAVFHSNGFNVR from the coding sequence ATGGTGATTGTAATGGACGTATTGTCAGCAATTGAGAAACGGAGAGAGATTACGGCGTATAAGGAAATTCCGATTTCCGAGGAGGATTTGAGCAAGCTCAAGACGGCCTTGTATCAATCTCCTACCGGAAACAATTTGCCCTCAAGGGAATTTATTCTGATTACGAATAAATCGCTGCTGGCGCAATTGAGCAAGACAACGCCTTATATGCGGTGGCTGGAGCAGGCTGCTGCTGGAGTAGCTATTATCGGCCGCGAGGAAGTGAGCAAGTATTGGCTGCAGGACGCCTCCATCGCGGGAGGGTACTTGTGGCTGGCCGCGACATCGCTTGGACTTGGGGCAGCCTGGGGAGCGGTCTATCATGCAGAGGATCAGCAAGAATCTGCCCAGCGGGAAAGCTATGTGCGAAACTTGCTCGGTATCCCGGAGAAGTATCGTGTAGTAGCCATCCTGGGATTAGGTTATCCGGCCAGCGATCCGCCGCCGAAAGAAATGTACGCTAAGGATGCGGTGTTCCATTCGAATGGCTTCAATGTACGGTAA
- a CDS encoding NHLP leader peptide family RiPP precursor, whose product MTTSGALLQTQIIQKAWQDPSFKAKLLADPKAAIQEALGVIIPDHIQVKTVEEHSDEFYLVLPPNPSDVIKSDIKPNAVWS is encoded by the coding sequence ATGACAACATCAGGAGCTCTCCTTCAAACACAGATTATTCAGAAAGCTTGGCAAGATCCTAGTTTCAAAGCAAAACTGCTAGCCGATCCGAAGGCGGCAATCCAGGAGGCGCTTGGGGTTATAATTCCGGATCACATCCAGGTTAAAACAGTTGAAGAACATTCCGACGAATTTTATCTTGTGCTTCCCCCAAATCCGTCGGACGTAATTAAAAGTGACATCAAGCCGAATGCTGTGTGGAGCTAG
- the ytaF gene encoding sporulation membrane protein YtaF: MSSYSLLAIIAIGVASNLDNAGVGIAYGVRKIHIPWYSNLTIAFISFLATLVSGLFGNLISTWMPPWIGQLIGTIVIIGVGIWVLIQPYLEKKPAPKEPSANSLTRLLQSPEEADIDSSKSLSIPESIILGIALAMNALAGGFNAGITQLNVWYTSLSVGLFSFILLALCAGFGEKFAAEKLGHRATVVSGLLLIFIGFRQMF, from the coding sequence TTGAGTTCCTACAGTCTGTTAGCGATCATCGCGATCGGTGTGGCGTCCAATTTAGACAACGCTGGGGTCGGAATTGCTTACGGTGTTCGAAAAATCCATATTCCCTGGTATTCCAATTTAACCATTGCCTTCATTTCCTTTTTGGCTACCCTCGTTTCCGGCTTATTTGGAAATTTGATATCCACCTGGATGCCCCCTTGGATCGGCCAGTTGATCGGCACGATCGTCATTATCGGTGTCGGCATATGGGTGCTCATCCAGCCCTACTTGGAGAAGAAGCCTGCCCCCAAAGAACCCTCGGCAAATTCTTTAACACGGCTGCTCCAAAGTCCGGAGGAAGCCGATATCGACAGTTCCAAGTCGCTTAGCATACCCGAATCAATCATTCTTGGAATCGCCCTGGCGATGAACGCTTTAGCTGGTGGCTTCAATGCAGGCATTACTCAATTAAATGTATGGTACACCTCTCTGTCTGTAGGCTTATTCAGCTTTATACTGTTGGCCCTTTGCGCCGGATTCGGGGAGAAGTTCGCAGCCGAGAAATTGGGCCATCGGGCAACGGTAGTTTCCGGCTTGCTGTTGATCTTTATCGGTTTTCGCCAAATGTTCTAA
- a CDS encoding DivIVA domain-containing protein: protein MQDEYTRKLEDQKGLFKQLGIKLDALTIHEKDFDVKMRGYEKEEVDRFLDDIIVDYERFYDIITDLLDKYKELQRRQAYLEEEKKALSVRKVNTDSGSVIERQLVEDGIRQMERSLEQFKLHIRKEFDV from the coding sequence ATGCAAGACGAATATACGCGCAAGCTGGAGGACCAGAAAGGCCTGTTCAAGCAGCTTGGCATCAAGCTGGACGCCCTGACGATCCATGAGAAAGATTTTGACGTGAAGATGCGCGGGTATGAGAAAGAGGAAGTAGACCGTTTCCTGGATGATATTATCGTTGACTATGAAAGATTTTACGATATCATCACGGATTTGTTGGATAAATATAAGGAGCTCCAGCGCCGCCAGGCTTATCTTGAAGAAGAGAAGAAGGCGTTGTCGGTCCGCAAGGTGAATACCGATTCCGGCAGCGTGATTGAGCGCCAGCTCGTAGAGGACGGCATCCGGCAAATGGAGCGCAGCCTGGAGCAATTCAAACTGCATATTCGCAAGGAATTTGATGTATAA
- a CDS encoding Dps family protein: protein MSNQVLTETNQTLHQQLNLQIANWTVLYTKLHHFHWYVKGPQFFTLHEKFEELYNEAAGYVDEIAERLLAIGGEPISTLKDALAHTTISEAAGRQSAEEMVAAVVADFESISQELKSGMEAAEQAEDEATGDLLLGMLSALDKHIWMLNAYLGK from the coding sequence ATGTCAAACCAAGTACTGACTGAAACTAACCAAACCCTGCATCAACAATTGAACCTGCAAATCGCTAACTGGACGGTGTTGTATACAAAGCTGCATCATTTCCACTGGTACGTGAAAGGTCCTCAATTTTTTACGCTGCATGAGAAGTTCGAGGAGCTGTACAATGAAGCGGCTGGCTACGTCGATGAAATTGCTGAGCGGCTGTTGGCGATTGGCGGCGAACCGATTAGTACGCTAAAGGATGCTTTGGCGCACACGACGATTTCCGAAGCGGCAGGCAGGCAGTCCGCAGAAGAGATGGTTGCGGCTGTGGTCGCTGATTTCGAATCGATTAGCCAAGAGTTGAAGAGTGGAATGGAAGCCGCAGAGCAGGCTGAAGATGAAGCGACCGGGGATCTGCTGCTTGGCATGCTGTCGGCTTTAGACAAGCATATATGGATGCTGAACGCATATTTAGGTAAGTAA
- a CDS encoding iron-sulfur cluster biosynthesis family protein, producing MIKLELSPLAERRLQEKLGEEPGVIKLYYDTEGCGCDGINTLLIQNEKGQFDLPIDAGGLSFVVDQQHQIFYEDTLWLDAEENYPAFKLRSKSATYSSNVQLRDMRHLAAQ from the coding sequence ATGATAAAATTGGAATTATCGCCGTTGGCGGAACGCAGACTTCAGGAGAAATTAGGGGAAGAGCCCGGTGTGATCAAGCTGTATTATGACACGGAAGGCTGCGGCTGTGACGGAATAAATACACTGCTAATCCAAAACGAGAAAGGTCAATTTGACCTTCCGATCGATGCCGGAGGCTTGTCCTTTGTCGTCGATCAACAGCATCAAATTTTCTATGAGGATACACTGTGGCTTGATGCAGAAGAGAACTATCCCGCCTTCAAATTAAGAAGCAAATCGGCAACTTACAGCTCGAATGTCCAGCTTCGGGACATGCGGCATTTGGCCGCACAATAG
- a CDS encoding glycoside hydrolase family 88 protein produces MAGWKSRTYIWEAAVRGWEGLTETCIDKHGNVYGVCRGSGYSFNKLYYKEELDWQLNDTHGIGIVLLAGIEIVQLESELVE; encoded by the coding sequence ATGGCTGGCTGGAAGAGCCGGACTTATATTTGGGAGGCGGCCGTAAGAGGCTGGGAGGGACTAACCGAGACATGCATTGATAAGCACGGCAACGTATACGGCGTATGCCGCGGATCAGGGTATTCGTTTAATAAGCTGTATTATAAGGAAGAGCTCGACTGGCAGCTGAATGATACGCATGGGATCGGCATTGTGCTGCTGGCGGGCATAGAAATTGTACAATTGGAGTCCGAGCTTGTTGAATAA
- a CDS encoding beta-galactosidase trimerization domain-containing protein has product MQPLLRIITEEHTIPTDAGLGELEKLAGVKTVYMYPMDGTGSIGRAFGVSAPLSLWSAVFQPLESGASVVGEISEGLTPGLAFVTEHRHGLGKIVMLGSMPSGEEGDAMLRQLIRHYADEAGVTVRSDVTPGTLVAPRCGASGQTVWFIVNMDGRGGSVTLPCQGTDALTGDEFPPGQVAVEPFGYKAIRLNLPLF; this is encoded by the coding sequence GTGCAGCCCCTGCTTAGAATCATCACGGAGGAGCATACGATTCCGACGGATGCAGGGTTGGGCGAGTTGGAGAAATTAGCGGGCGTGAAGACGGTCTATATGTACCCTATGGACGGTACGGGATCAATCGGACGCGCTTTCGGCGTATCGGCTCCGCTTTCGCTTTGGAGCGCGGTATTCCAGCCGCTGGAAAGCGGCGCGTCCGTGGTGGGCGAGATCAGCGAAGGACTGACGCCCGGTCTGGCGTTCGTGACCGAGCACCGTCATGGACTGGGGAAGATCGTCATGCTGGGCTCGATGCCAAGCGGCGAGGAGGGAGACGCCATGCTTCGCCAGCTTATCCGGCATTATGCGGATGAAGCAGGGGTCACCGTCAGGAGCGACGTGACCCCTGGGACGCTTGTCGCGCCAAGATGTGGAGCTAGTGGCCAAACAGTATGGTTCATCGTCAATATGGATGGCCGCGGCGGAAGCGTCACCCTGCCTTGCCAGGGTACGGATGCCTTAACCGGAGACGAGTTTCCGCCAGGCCAAGTGGCTGTAGAACCCTTCGGATACAAGGCGATCCGTTTGAACCTGCCGCTCTTTTAA